A stretch of the Balneola vulgaris DSM 17893 genome encodes the following:
- a CDS encoding DNA alkylation repair protein: MAYKKLKYWFDEELAELLARKIIDTGQSFDQISFVHTVGQQIPKLELKARIQVYAEALHSHLSGNYAEDVAVFKNILGPENPSETGMFKEYYWVLPLAKYVELYGLSNWSISMDIIEEITKRSTAEYAIRPFIERHPKTTLEQMRQWSLSPNFHVRRLAVEGCRPRLPWAPIIKSLQANPSPILPILENLKDDSSKYVQKSVANQLNDFFKDHPPLAVEIVEDWIPTASTDRKWIIKHALRNQLKKDDVWAISVIKRL; the protein is encoded by the coding sequence GTGGCCTATAAAAAACTAAAATATTGGTTTGATGAAGAATTAGCGGAGCTTTTAGCCCGTAAAATCATCGATACGGGTCAGTCTTTTGATCAAATAAGCTTTGTGCATACCGTAGGTCAACAAATCCCTAAGCTGGAGTTAAAAGCGCGTATTCAAGTTTATGCCGAAGCCCTTCATTCCCACCTCAGCGGTAACTATGCCGAAGACGTTGCTGTATTTAAGAACATACTGGGTCCTGAGAACCCCAGTGAAACCGGAATGTTCAAAGAGTATTATTGGGTGTTACCACTAGCGAAATATGTGGAGTTATACGGACTTTCGAATTGGTCTATTTCTATGGATATCATCGAGGAGATTACTAAGCGGAGCACAGCAGAGTACGCAATTCGTCCTTTCATCGAACGGCACCCCAAAACCACCTTAGAGCAGATGCGGCAATGGTCGCTTTCTCCCAATTTTCATGTTCGAAGATTAGCGGTAGAAGGATGTCGGCCTCGACTGCCCTGGGCTCCCATTATCAAAAGCCTTCAAGCCAACCCTTCCCCCATCCTTCCCATACTCGAAAACTTAAAGGATGACAGTTCTAAGTACGTTCAAAAATCTGTGGCCAATCAACTCAACGACTTCTTCAAAGACCACCCGCCCCTAGCGGTTGAAATCGTCGAGGATTGGATACCTACTGCTTCTACCGATCGCAAATGGATCATTAAACATGCTCTGAGGAATCAACTCAAAAAAGACGATGTTTGGGCTATAAGTGTGATTAAGCGTCTTTAG
- a CDS encoding cupin domain-containing protein: protein MNFNAINILEKFSQFNEQWSPRIIAETNGQLVKLAKIEGEFVWHAHEEEDELFLVVKGNLTLKFRDGEVHLSEGELYVVPKGVEHFPIAHGECWVLLVEPKGTKHTGEVDFEGTVPEEAQPWI from the coding sequence ATGAACTTCAACGCTATCAATATTTTAGAAAAATTCAGTCAATTTAATGAGCAGTGGTCGCCCCGTATCATTGCCGAAACAAATGGTCAATTGGTTAAACTAGCCAAAATCGAAGGCGAGTTTGTGTGGCATGCTCATGAAGAAGAAGACGAGCTATTCCTAGTGGTAAAAGGGAATCTCACCTTGAAATTTAGGGACGGTGAGGTGCATTTAAGCGAAGGAGAACTTTATGTAGTTCCTAAAGGCGTGGAACATTTTCCTATAGCCCATGGCGAGTGCTGGGTACTACTGGTTGAACCAAAAGGCACTAAGCATACCGGCGAAGTAGATTTTGAAGGAACCGTACCCGAGGAAGCTCAACCTTGGATATGA